In Kiritimatiellia bacterium, a single genomic region encodes these proteins:
- a CDS encoding DUF1501 domain-containing protein, which translates to MGAKNKTKRNFSGFDPADIFRDFSASISRREAMRRGLIFAAGLFMADKLSFAAPVSAAQVAKTQPRQKAKAVIQIFLWGGMSHTDTWDPKPNAGYDYTGQFKGTLPTNVDGIQISELFPALARQADKYSIIRSMTHHNNGHETAAYLMQTGHLPGEQISYPCIGAIFALLKGYQAGYKGLIPPYVVLTQSQGRFPESGFLSSRYKPFATGGDPNASRFEVEGVVARGISDERQKARREFLQKMNTMGNLMEGNPELAVAREAERQAYDLILGKGKDVFDLSREDPELRNRYGRNTFGQDCLMARRLVEAGVVYVTINYPGGWDTHSNHFQTMRRQCPHLDQGLAMLLQDLSDRGLLKDTIVWCCGEFGRTPKVDWQPPWNGGRGHYGNVFSVLVAGGGFKGGRIVGASDEKGEEIKERPVYPIDLLGSIYDLAGIDTDTKLPHPLGLDARVLAPDEKGAKSAGRLKEIMEL; encoded by the coding sequence ATGGGCGCTAAAAACAAAACAAAGCGCAATTTTTCCGGTTTTGATCCGGCGGATATTTTTCGCGATTTCAGCGCGTCAATATCCAGACGCGAGGCCATGCGCCGCGGTCTCATATTCGCGGCAGGCCTTTTCATGGCCGATAAACTGTCTTTTGCGGCTCCCGTCAGCGCCGCGCAGGTTGCAAAAACCCAGCCCCGTCAAAAAGCCAAGGCGGTTATCCAAATTTTTTTATGGGGCGGAATGTCGCACACGGACACCTGGGACCCGAAACCAAACGCGGGTTATGACTACACCGGTCAGTTCAAGGGCACGCTCCCGACCAACGTGGACGGAATACAGATCAGCGAGTTGTTTCCCGCGCTGGCCAGGCAAGCCGACAAATATTCCATCATCCGCAGCATGACGCATCATAACAACGGCCATGAAACGGCGGCCTACCTGATGCAGACCGGCCATCTGCCCGGCGAACAGATTTCCTATCCGTGCATCGGCGCCATTTTCGCGCTCCTTAAGGGATACCAGGCTGGCTATAAAGGCCTGATTCCGCCCTATGTGGTGCTGACGCAATCGCAGGGAAGATTTCCCGAATCGGGTTTTTTAAGCTCGCGTTACAAGCCTTTTGCCACGGGCGGCGACCCGAACGCGTCCCGCTTTGAGGTGGAAGGCGTCGTTGCCCGGGGCATCAGCGACGAGCGCCAGAAAGCCCGGCGCGAATTTCTGCAGAAGATGAACACCATGGGCAACCTCATGGAGGGCAATCCGGAACTGGCGGTTGCCCGGGAAGCCGAGCGGCAAGCCTATGACCTTATTCTCGGCAAGGGCAAGGACGTGTTTGATCTCTCCCGGGAAGATCCGGAATTGCGAAACCGATATGGCCGCAATACTTTCGGCCAGGACTGCCTCATGGCGCGGCGGCTGGTGGAAGCCGGCGTCGTTTACGTGACCATCAACTATCCCGGCGGATGGGATACGCACTCCAATCATTTCCAGACCATGCGCCGGCAATGCCCGCATTTGGACCAGGGGCTGGCCATGCTTCTTCAGGATTTGTCCGACCGCGGTCTGCTGAAAGATACAATCGTCTGGTGCTGCGGCGAGTTTGGCCGCACCCCGAAGGTTGACTGGCAGCCGCCCTGGAACGGCGGGCGCGGACATTACGGCAATGTCTTTTCCGTCCTCGTGGCCGGGGGCGGATTCAAGGGCGGCCGGATCGTCGGCGCCTCGGATGAAAAAGGCGAGGAAATCAAGGAACGGCCCGTGTATCCGATTGACCTTCTCGGCAGCATCTATGATCTGGCCGGCATAGATACCGATACAAAACTGCCCCACCCCCTCGGGCTTGACGCCCGCGTGCTGGCGCCCGACGAAAAAGGAGCGAAGTCGGCCGGCCGTCTGAAAGAAATCATGGAGTTATAA